The genomic region TCGGCATCGCGCTGTCCGGCGAGGTCGCACACGGCGCACGCCGCCTGCTCACCCCGTTGCGGGACCTGTTCGCGGCGGTCTTCTTCGTCTTCTTCGGGCTGAGCACCGACCCGCGGGAGATCCCGCCGGTGCTCGGCATCGCGCTCGCGCTGGCCGTGCTGACCGCGCTGACGAAGGTGTTCACCGGCTGGTACGCCGCTCGCCGGGCGGGCATCAAGCCGGCCGGCCGGTGGCGGGCGGGCGGCACGCTGGTGGCTCGCGGCGAGTTCTCGATCGTGATCGCCGGGCTCGCCGTCGGGGTCGAACCTCGCCTCGGCCCGCTGGCCACGGCGTACGTGCTGATCCTGGTCATCCTGGGCCCGCTGGCGGCGCGCTACACCGAGCCGATCGCCCGCAAGCTCACCGCCAAGAAGCCGGCCGCCGTTCCTCCCCCGGCCGACGGTCCGCTCGAAGAGCGGCTGGACGACCCGGCGAACACGGCGAGCTGATGTCGCGGACCTGCAGCACTCACCAACCGCGGCCTCCACGGCGTGGCGGGGGCAACACGCCGTGGAGCGATCAGGTTGGTGAGTGGTGGGCGTTCAGCGCGGGTGGTTGGCGCGCTGGTTGACGGCGGCGAGCTCGACGGTCTGCCGGATCCGGCGGGCCCGGGTCTCCGGCCGCTTGGCCAGCGCGATCCACTCCAGGATCCGCCGCCGGGACGACGGCGGGAACGCCTGGAAGTGCTCGGCCGCCGAGTCGTTCCGGTCGAACTGCGCCTGCAGGTCGGCCGGAACGACCAGATTCTGCGCTTCCGCGAGGCAGTCCCAGGTCCCGGTTCGCTTGGCGTGCTCGACGACCTCTTGCCCCGCCGGCGCCATCAGCCCGGCGGCCGTGAGCCGCCCGACCCGGTCGCGGTTCACCTGACTCCAGGTGCTGCGCGGGTTCCGCGGCGTGAAGCACTGGTACGTCGTCCGGTCGTCGCGCTTGATCGTCTTGCTGTCCACCCAGCCGAAGCACAACGCGTGCTCGACCGCCGCCACGTAGTTGACCGCGGCAACGCCTTCGCGGCCGCGGTGCACCACCAGCCACACCGACCGCTCCGACCGCCCGTGGGTGACCAGCCAGTCCCGCCACTCGGGCACGCTGCTGACCTGCACCGCCAGGTCGTCGGTCATGTCCGCCTTCGCCACCGCCGCCGTGCTGGTCATCGCGGTTCCTCTCCTCGCCGTCGACCACCACTCTGCCGCAGATAAGTGCTCACCCACTGAGCACTTATCCGAGCGATCTCAGAACAGCGCGTCCGCGCGCTCCAGGCTGAGCAGAGCCTGCTTGCGCGACAACCCACCCGCGTAGCCGGTCAGGTGGCCGGTGGAGGCGACCACTCGGTGGCAGGGCACGATGATGCTGATCGGGTTCTTGCCGTTGGCCAGGCCGACGGCGCGGGAGGCGGCGGCAGTCTTGCCGAGCACGTCCGCCAGTTCGCCATACGTCGTGGTGGTGCCGTACGGGATCTCGGTCAGCGCGGTCCACACCTCGCGCTGGAACGGTGTGCCGACCAGTTTGAGCGGCACGTCGAAGGTGGTCCGGGTGCCGTCGAAGTACTCGGTCAGCTGCCGGACCACCTCGGGCAGGATCGTGTCGTCGCGCGGCCCGAAGGTCTCCATCGGCGGGCGGTGACGGTGCTGCTCCATGTAGATGCCCATCAGCTCACCCTCGTCGGAACCGACCAGGGTGAGGTCGCCGATCGGGCTGCCGATCACGGCGTACGGCATGTCAGTCCTTCCTCGTCGAGGCCCACTGCGCGCGGGTGATCCGGTAGAGCACGTGCCGCTGCAACCGGTGGCCAGGCTGAATCCTGGGGTGGTCGAAGTCGCCGGCCTCGTCGTGCGTCATGCCGATCCGTGACATCACTCGCTGGGACGCGACGTTGGTGGTCGCGGTGAACGAGACGATCTCGGCCAGCCCGGCCGGGCCGAAGCCGTACGCCAGCGCGGCGTGCGCCGCCTCGGTGGCGTACCCGTTGCCCCAGGCCTCTTTCGCCAGCCGCCAGCCGACCTCCACCGCCGGGGTGAAGTGCGCCTCGAAGCGGGGCACCGACAGCCCGGTGAAACCGATGAAACGCCCGGTCTCCAGCACCTCCAGCGCCCACAGCCCGAAGCCGAGCCGGTCGAAGCTCTCGGTGGTCCGGTCGATCAGCGCATCGCTCTGCTCCCGGGTCTGCGGCGCCGGGAAGTGCTGCATCACCGCCGGGTCCGCGTTCAGCGCCGCGAACGGCTCCCGGTCGGCGTCGGTCCAGCGGCGCAGGCGCAGCCGGTCGGTGGTCAGCTCGGTCATCTCACTCCGCGGGAATCCGGTTGATGGGGTGTTCTCCGGTCGCCCAGAGGTACTGCACGGCGTACGCCCGCCACGGCCGCCAGGCCCGGGCGTGCGCGATCAGCGCTTTCGGTGCCGTCGGCAACCCGAGGTCGCGGGCGGCGTAGCGGATGCCGAGATCGCTGGCCACGAAGGCGTCCGGGTCACCGAGCGCTCGCATCGCGATCGACTCGACCGTCCACGGCCCGACCCCGGGCAGCGCGGCGAGCTGCTCGCGGGCCCGGTCCCAGTCGCTGCCGGCACCGAGGTCGATCTCGCCCGCCGCGAGCGCCGCGACCAGCGTGGTGAGCGTCGTCCGCCGGGACTGCGGGAAGGCCAGCGTCTCCGGGTCCAGCCCGGCGAGCGCGTCCATCCGCGGGAAGAGGTGGGTCAGTCCACCGGCCGGGTCGTCCACCGGTTCGCCGTACGCCTGGACGAGCCGGCTCGCGTGCGTCCGCGCCGCGGCTGTCGACACCTGCTGCCCGAGCACCGCCCGTACGGCGAACTCGGCGCCGTCGACGGTCCGTGGGACGCGCCGGCCCGGCGCCTTCGCGACCAGCGGAGCGAGCACCGGGTCCTCCGACAGCAACTCGTCGACGGCGACCGGGTCGGCGTCCAGGTCGAGCATCCGGCGGCAGCGGCTGATCGCGATCGCGAGGTCGCGCTGGTCGGTCAGCGACAGCTGACACGCGATGTGGTCGGGCGTCGGGCGGAGCGAGACGACGCCGTGGCCGTGCGGCAGTCGCAGCGTCCGGCGGTACGCGCCGCCATGCCACTCCTCGACGCCGGGAACACCGGTGGCGATCAGATGGCCGAACAGGTTGTCCGGCGTGAGCGGCGCGCGGAACGGCAGCCGCAGCGAGATCGTCCCCGGCGCTGTCGGGTGCGAGCCGCGGTGCGCCCGGCCCCGCAGCTCGGTCGGCGAGAGCGCGAACACCTCTTGGACCGTCTCGTTGAACGTGCGGACGCTGGAGAAGCCCGAGGCGAAGGCGACGTCGGCCATCTGCAGGTCGCTGGTTTCGATGAGCACCCGGGCGGTCTGCGCCCGCTGCGCCCGAGCCAGCGCCAGCGGGCCGGCGCCCAGCTCCGCCTGCAACTGCCGCTGCACCTGACGCACGCTGTAGCCGAGCTGGGTCGCCAGGCCAGGCACGCCGTCGCGATCGACGACGCCGTCGGCGATCAGGCGCATCGCGCGGGCGACCAGGTCGGCCCGGTCGTTCCACTCCGGCGATCCCGGGCTCGCATCCGGCCGGCACCGCTTGCAGGCGCGGAAGCCGGCCTGCTGGGCCGCGGCGGCACTCGGGTAGAACCGCATGTTCTTGACCTTCGGCGGAACCACCGGGCAGCTCGGCCGGCAGTAGATCCGGGTGGTCAGCACCGCGGTGAAGAACCAGCCGTCGAACCGGGCGTCCTTCGACTGGACCGCGCGCACGCACCGCTCGACACATTCGTACATGTGCTCCAGCATCGCCGCCCGCGCAGACCGGCGCTAGCGGATTTGCGCCATCAACCTGAACACGCCGGTCGGCGGAAAAACGACGCCAGGATCCCGCGGCGGATTCCCGCCAGCTTCCGACGGCGCGGGGCGCTGGACTGGAAGCCTACCGATCGAAAGGCAGGACGATGAAGGTTCTCGAAGGCAAGCTGGCGCTGGTGACCGGTGGAAGCCGCGGCATCGGGGCGGCGACCGCGGTGGCGCTGGCCGAGGCCGGCGCGGACGTGGCGCTGACCTACCAGAGCGCGGACGATGCCGCGGCCGCCGTGGTGAAGCAGATCGAGGCGCTCGGGCAGCGCGGGTTCGCCCTCCGGGCGGATGCCGCGGACTCCGCGGCGGTGGACGACGCGGTGGCGAGGGCGGCCGGCGAGCTCGGCGGCCTCGACATCTTCGTCAACAACGCCGGGGTCGGCACCAGCGGGATGATCACCGACGTGGAGCTGGCCGAGGTCGACCGGGTGATCACGGTGAACGTGCGCGGCGCGTACGTCGCGGCGCGGGCAGCGGCGTCGCGGCTGGCCGACGGCGGGCGGATGATCCACGTCGGCAGCTGCATCGCGAACCGCAACGCCGGACCCGGCATGACCCTGTACGCGCTGAGCAAGTCGGCCCTGGTCGGGATGAGCAAGGGCCTCGCCCGCGACCTCGGCCCGCGCGGCATCACGTCGAACGTCGTACAGCCCGGCCCGACCGACACCGCGATGAACCCGGCCGACGGCCCGTACGCCGCGCCGCAGCTCAGCCACCTGGCCCTCGACCGCTTCGGCACCCCGCAGGAGGTCGCCGCCGCGGTCGTGTACCTCGCCGGCCCGACCGCGTCGTACGTCACCGGCACGGAACTGACCATCGACGGCGGCCACAGCGCCTGACGAGCCGCCCCGTCGCGGGTCGACCCGCCCCCTGGGTCGACCCGCGACGGCTGCCGACCCTTGGGGTGGCGGCTGGCGCAGGAGCGTGCAAGGTTGTCGGTGGCGGCCCCTAGCTTGAGGGGATGAAGTTTTCGGTGACGTTCGGGGCTGTGGGGGCTGGGCGGGATCCGCGGGGCCTGGCGGAGTTGGCCCGGGTGGCTGAGCAGTGCGGCTGGGACGGGATGTTCCTGGAGGACTACCTGATCTACCAGGGCGACGCGTCCGCGGCGGCGTACGACCCTTGGGTCTGCTTGGCAGCGATGGCCTGCGCGACCAGCCGCATCCACCTGGGCACCACGGTGACCCCGCTCCCGAGGCGCCGCCCGTGGAAGGTGGCAGCCGAAGCGGTCGCGCTGGACCACCTGTCGGGCGGCCGGATGATTCTCGGGGTGGGGATCGGCGATCCCACCGACCCGTTCCTCGCCGACGTCGGCGAAGCAACGGATCCGCGGGTCCTGGCCGAGATGCTGGACGAGGCCCTGGAGGTCATCGACGCTTTGTGGACAGGCGAACCGGTCCACCACAGCGGACGGCACTACCAGTTGGACGGCGTGCGGTTGGCGGCACGACCGGTGCAGCGGCCGCGCATCCCGGTGTGGGTCGGCGGCAACATGCTGGTACCAGCCGTCCGCCGGCGGATCCTGCGGTGGGACGGCTCGTGCGCCTACAAAGGCCCCACCACCGCATCCCTACCGATCACCCCGGAGGACGTCGCGGCGCTGCGTGCGGAACGCGGCGACGCAGCCTTCGCCCTCAAGGTCAGCGGCGGCGACCCGGCAGCGTTCGCCGCCGCCGGCGCCACGTGGTGGGGACGGTGGGTCCCGCCGGGCCCGTTCGAGGACGCGCTGGCGGTCGTGCGCGGTGGGCCACCGCGCAACTGAGTACGCCTCCACCAAGCACGGCGGCGCGCATTCGAGTGGTGGAGCAGGCACCGTGCGAGCGAGGAGCCCGCTGGGGGCGGAGTACAACCGGACCGACCCGTTGACACAACAAATCCCCCGGGTCAGACTGCGGGGAGTTTTATCGTTCAAACACCCTGTCCGCCGAGGGGGTCGTGATGGCCACGCTCAAGCAGGTCGCGGCGCACGCCGAGGTGTCGGTGCAGACCGTGTCCAACGCGTTGAACGCCCCGCACCGGCTACGGCCGGACACCCTGGAGCGGGTCACCCGGTCGATCGAGTTGCTCAACTACCGCCCGAAT from Kribbella flavida DSM 17836 harbors:
- a CDS encoding YdeI/OmpD-associated family protein produces the protein MTSTAAVAKADMTDDLAVQVSSVPEWRDWLVTHGRSERSVWLVVHRGREGVAAVNYVAAVEHALCFGWVDSKTIKRDDRTTYQCFTPRNPRSTWSQVNRDRVGRLTAAGLMAPAGQEVVEHAKRTGTWDCLAEAQNLVVPADLQAQFDRNDSAAEHFQAFPPSSRRRILEWIALAKRPETRARRIRQTVELAAVNQRANHPR
- a CDS encoding methylated-DNA--[protein]-cysteine S-methyltransferase; this translates as MPYAVIGSPIGDLTLVGSDEGELMGIYMEQHRHRPPMETFGPRDDTILPEVVRQLTEYFDGTRTTFDVPLKLVGTPFQREVWTALTEIPYGTTTTYGELADVLGKTAAASRAVGLANGKNPISIIVPCHRVVASTGHLTGYAGGLSRKQALLSLERADALF
- a CDS encoding GNAT family N-acetyltransferase — translated: MTELTTDRLRLRRWTDADREPFAALNADPAVMQHFPAPQTREQSDALIDRTTESFDRLGFGLWALEVLETGRFIGFTGLSVPRFEAHFTPAVEVGWRLAKEAWGNGYATEAAHAALAYGFGPAGLAEIVSFTATTNVASQRVMSRIGMTHDEAGDFDHPRIQPGHRLQRHVLYRITRAQWASTRKD
- a CDS encoding DNA-3-methyladenine glycosylase 2; amino-acid sequence: MYECVERCVRAVQSKDARFDGWFFTAVLTTRIYCRPSCPVVPPKVKNMRFYPSAAAAQQAGFRACKRCRPDASPGSPEWNDRADLVARAMRLIADGVVDRDGVPGLATQLGYSVRQVQRQLQAELGAGPLALARAQRAQTARVLIETSDLQMADVAFASGFSSVRTFNETVQEVFALSPTELRGRAHRGSHPTAPGTISLRLPFRAPLTPDNLFGHLIATGVPGVEEWHGGAYRRTLRLPHGHGVVSLRPTPDHIACQLSLTDQRDLAIAISRCRRMLDLDADPVAVDELLSEDPVLAPLVAKAPGRRVPRTVDGAEFAVRAVLGQQVSTAAARTHASRLVQAYGEPVDDPAGGLTHLFPRMDALAGLDPETLAFPQSRRTTLTTLVAALAAGEIDLGAGSDWDRAREQLAALPGVGPWTVESIAMRALGDPDAFVASDLGIRYAARDLGLPTAPKALIAHARAWRPWRAYAVQYLWATGEHPINRIPAE
- a CDS encoding SDR family oxidoreductase, which encodes MKVLEGKLALVTGGSRGIGAATAVALAEAGADVALTYQSADDAAAAVVKQIEALGQRGFALRADAADSAAVDDAVARAAGELGGLDIFVNNAGVGTSGMITDVELAEVDRVITVNVRGAYVAARAAASRLADGGRMIHVGSCIANRNAGPGMTLYALSKSALVGMSKGLARDLGPRGITSNVVQPGPTDTAMNPADGPYAAPQLSHLALDRFGTPQEVAAAVVYLAGPTASYVTGTELTIDGGHSA
- a CDS encoding LLM class flavin-dependent oxidoreductase yields the protein MKFSVTFGAVGAGRDPRGLAELARVAEQCGWDGMFLEDYLIYQGDASAAAYDPWVCLAAMACATSRIHLGTTVTPLPRRRPWKVAAEAVALDHLSGGRMILGVGIGDPTDPFLADVGEATDPRVLAEMLDEALEVIDALWTGEPVHHSGRHYQLDGVRLAARPVQRPRIPVWVGGNMLVPAVRRRILRWDGSCAYKGPTTASLPITPEDVAALRAERGDAAFALKVSGGDPAAFAAAGATWWGRWVPPGPFEDALAVVRGGPPRN